In Phyllostomus discolor isolate MPI-MPIP mPhyDis1 chromosome 3, mPhyDis1.pri.v3, whole genome shotgun sequence, a single genomic region encodes these proteins:
- the PRM3 gene encoding protamine-3, translated as MGSHCAKLSTSHSRGHESSMKKLVACVSQDNFSLSSEGEEEEEGEEEEEEELPVQGKLLLMEPERQEEGAEDDPVAEQSPKPKQTLS; from the coding sequence ATGGGTTCCCACTGTGCCAAGCTAAGCACAAGCCACAGCCGGGGCCATGAATCCTCCATGAAGAAGCTCGTGGCCTGCGTGAGCCAAGATAACTTCTCCTTATCTTCAGAGggcgaggaagaggaggagggagaagaggaggaggaagaggagctgcCGGTACAGGGCAAGCTGCTGCTGATGGAGCccgagaggcaggaggagggcgcTGAAGATGACCCTGTGGCCGAGCAGAGCCCCAAGCCCAAGCAGACACTCTCCTGA
- the SOCS1 gene encoding suppressor of cytokine signaling 1: MVAHNQVAADNAISTAAEPRRRPEPSSSSSSPVAPVRPRPCPAIPAPAPGDTHFRTFRSHAEYRRITRTSALLDACGFYWGPLSVHGAHERLRAEPVGTFLVRDSRQRNCFFALSVKMASGPTSIRVHFQAGRFHLDGSRESFDCLFELLEHYVAAPRRMLGAPLRQRRVRPLQELCRQRIVATVGRENLARIPLNPVLRDYLSSFPFQI; the protein is encoded by the coding sequence ATGGTAGCACACAACCAGGTGGCAGCCGACAATGCAATCTCCACGGCAGCAGAGCCCCGACGGCGGCCAgagccttcctcttcctcctcctcgccTGTGGCCCCTGTGCGCCCGCGGCCCTGCCCGGCAATCCCAGCTCCGGCCCCAGGTGACACACACTTCCGCACCTTTCGCTCACACGCCGAATACCGGCGCATCACCCGTACCAGTGCACTCTTGGACGCCTGCGGCTTCTATTGGGGACCCCTGAGCGTGCACGGAGCGCACGAGCGACTTCGCGCAGAGCCCGTGGGCACCTTCTTGGTACGCGACAGCCGCCAGCGGAACTGCTTCTTCGCCCTCAGCGTGAAGATGGCCTCGGGCCCCACAAGCATACGCGTGCACTTCCAGGCTGGCCGCTTCCATCTGGATGGCAGCCGGGAGAGCTTCGATTGCCTCTTCGAGCTGCTCGAGCACTACGTGGCGGCGCCGCGCCGCATGTTGGGGGCCCCTCTTCGCCAGCGCCGGGTCCGGCCACTGCAGGAGCTGTGTCGCCAGCGCATCGTGGCCACTGTGGGCCGCGAGAACCTGGCCCGCATCCCCCTCAACCCCGTCCTCCGCGACTACTTGAGCTCTTTCCCCTTCCAGATCTGA